A stretch of Chionomys nivalis chromosome 2, mChiNiv1.1, whole genome shotgun sequence DNA encodes these proteins:
- the LOC130867819 gene encoding vomeronasal type-1 receptor 4-like: MHSKYLAIGIIFLSQNTVGILGNISLLFHYLAVYYNEHILKPIDLILTHLFIANCLIIFSKGVPLTIAAFEMKVFFNDFMCEFLFYIQRLGRSMSMGTTCLLSIHQVITISPQKSFWKNFKFKSSNYITLSISLCWVLYITINFIIPVSGIIKMSHNNMTVKRDFLYCSSWSHDRIAESLYTALLVFPEVLFSVLIIWSSGSMIAILYRHKQHIQHIRSAHVSLRISPESKATQSILFLVSSYVAFYTLSSILQGLIAALYKPNWWLISITAIVSMCFPTLGPFVVNHDFIVLRFCILWIRRINNKQLLHR, encoded by the coding sequence ATGCATTCCAAGTATTTGGCAATAGGAATAATATTCTTATCACAAAATACAGTTGGGATTCTGGGAAATATCTCTTTGCTTTTCCACTATCTAGCTGTTTACTATAATGAACATATACTGAAGCCTATAGATTTGATCCTCACCCATCTGTTCATAGCCAACTGCTTGATCATTTTTTCTAAAGGGGTGCCCCTCACAATTGCAGCTTTTGAAATGAAAGTGTTTTTCAATGATTTCatgtgtgaatttcttttctatattcAAAGACTTGGCAGAAGCATGTCCATGGGAACTACCTGTCTCTTGAGTATCCATCAGGTCATCACCATCAGTCCCCAGAAATCCttttggaaaaattttaaattcaaatctTCAAATTACATTACCCTCTCTATTTCCCTCTGCTGGGTCCTTTATATCACCATAAATTTTATTATCCCTGTGTCTGGGATTATAAAAATGAGTCACAATAACATGacagtaaaaagagattttttATACTGCTCCTCTTGGAGTCATGATAGAATTGCAGAATCACTGTACACAGCACTGTTGGTATTTCCTGAAGTCTTGTTTTCCGTGCTCATCATCTGGTCCAGTGGCTCTATGATTGCCATTCTTTATAGACACAAGCAGCACATTCAACACATCCGCAGTGCTCATGTATCCCTCAGAATTTCCCCTGAGTCTAAAGCCACCCAGAGTATCctatttctggtgtcttcttatgTAGCTTTTTATACCCTCTCCTCCATATTACAAGGCTTAATTGCTGCTTTATATAAACCCAATTGGTGGTTAATAAGCATCACAGCCATCGTTTCTATGTGTTTTCCAACTTTGGGTCCTTTTGTTGTGAATCACGACTTCATTGTACTAAGATTCTGCATACTCTGGATAAGGCGTATAAACAACAAACAATTGCTTCATAGGTAA